In Gemmatimonadetes bacterium T265, one DNA window encodes the following:
- the algU_3 gene encoding RNA polymerase sigma factor has product MTALDAPPTRTLLDGPGDPARAAAGDRRAFERLYRDHVDRVFTLCARMTADRALAEELTQDVFVRAWEKLALFRGESSFATWLHRLAVNVVLNQREADGRRRRHFAPDDDGDAGERTPTRAAAPGDRMDLERAIATLPPGARRVFVLHDVEGYKHEEIGTLLGITAGGSKAQLHRARLLLREALQA; this is encoded by the coding sequence GTGACAGCCCTGGACGCACCACCCACCCGAACGCTCCTCGACGGCCCCGGCGACCCCGCGCGCGCGGCGGCCGGCGACCGGCGGGCGTTCGAGCGGCTGTACCGCGACCACGTCGACCGCGTGTTCACCCTGTGCGCGCGCATGACCGCCGACCGCGCGCTCGCCGAGGAACTCACGCAGGACGTCTTCGTCCGCGCGTGGGAAAAACTCGCCCTCTTCCGCGGCGAGAGTAGTTTCGCGACCTGGTTGCATCGCCTCGCCGTCAACGTCGTGCTCAACCAGCGCGAAGCCGACGGCCGTCGACGCCGCCACTTCGCGCCGGACGACGACGGCGACGCGGGCGAGCGCACGCCCACGCGCGCCGCCGCGCCCGGCGACCGCATGGACCTCGAACGCGCGATCGCCACGCTGCCGCCCGGCGCGCGGCGCGTGTTCGTCCTTCACGACGTGGAGGGCTACAAACACGAGGAGATCGGCACCCTCCTCGGTATCACGGCCGGCGGCAGCAAGGCCCAGTTGCACCGCGCCCGCCTTCTGCTTCGCGAGGCACTGCAGGCATGA